A stretch of the Streptomyces venezuelae genome encodes the following:
- a CDS encoding LLM class F420-dependent oxidoreductase, translated as MRLGINLGYWGAGMDADNLAVAREADRLGYDVCWAAEAYGSDAPTVLAWVAAQTERIDVGSAIMQIPARQPAMTAMTAATLDSLSGGRFRLGLGVSGPQVSEGWYGVKFDKPLSRTREYVEIVRKAMSRERLTHDGEHWTLPLPGGPGKPIKLTVHPEREHIPLYIAAIGPKNLEQTGEIADGALLIFPAAEHLEATALTHIRAGRAKAGLTMDGFDVCPTVPLAVGEDVTGLADMFRPYTALYVGGMGSRKQNFYNQLAQRMGYEKEAAEIQDKYLAGDKQGAAAAVPHSLIDSTTLLGPVERIADGMRAYAEAGVTTLTLAPAGFTLDERLTALRAGTEAMERAGLA; from the coding sequence ATGCGGCTCGGCATCAATCTCGGCTACTGGGGTGCGGGCATGGACGCCGACAACCTGGCCGTCGCCCGGGAGGCGGACCGCCTCGGCTACGACGTGTGCTGGGCCGCCGAGGCCTACGGCTCCGACGCGCCGACCGTACTGGCCTGGGTCGCCGCCCAGACCGAGCGGATCGACGTCGGGTCCGCGATCATGCAGATCCCGGCCCGCCAGCCCGCCATGACCGCGATGACGGCCGCCACCCTCGACTCGCTCTCCGGGGGGCGGTTCCGGCTCGGCCTCGGCGTCTCCGGCCCGCAGGTCTCGGAGGGCTGGTACGGCGTGAAGTTCGACAAGCCGCTGTCCCGCACCCGCGAGTACGTGGAGATCGTCCGCAAGGCGATGAGCCGCGAGCGGCTCACCCACGACGGCGAGCACTGGACCCTGCCGCTGCCCGGCGGCCCCGGCAAGCCGATCAAGCTGACGGTGCACCCGGAGCGCGAGCACATCCCGCTCTACATCGCCGCGATCGGCCCGAAGAACCTGGAGCAGACCGGCGAGATCGCCGACGGCGCCCTGCTGATCTTCCCGGCGGCGGAGCACCTGGAGGCCACCGCGCTCACCCACATCCGGGCGGGCCGCGCGAAGGCCGGGCTGACCATGGACGGCTTCGACGTCTGCCCGACCGTGCCGCTGGCCGTCGGCGAGGACGTGACCGGCCTGGCCGACATGTTCCGCCCGTACACCGCCCTGTACGTCGGTGGCATGGGCAGCCGGAAGCAGAACTTCTACAACCAGCTCGCCCAGCGCATGGGCTACGAGAAGGAAGCCGCCGAGATCCAGGACAAGTACCTGGCCGGCGACAAGCAGGGCGCCGCCGCCGCCGTCCCGCACTCGCTGATCGACTCCACCACCCTGCTCGGACCGGTGGAGCGGATCGCCGACGGGATGCGGGCCTACGCGGAGGCCGGGGTCACCACCCTCACCCTCGCCCCGGCCGGTTTCACTCTCGACGAGCGCCTCACCGCCCTGCGGGCCGGCACCGAGGCCATGGAGCGGGCCGGGCTGGCCTAG
- a CDS encoding helix-hairpin-helix domain-containing protein has translation MGDGAAGSEAEPAPTRTEAEAELAAQKIERDRIARRKAERSAPIDAGAALSGKAADLLAAVRAVESGEKPAPRYFDDAPTVPRRTTPTPTTPPPAPAPAPAGPAPETIAAVRALLARAGAPETAAARAAEVLGETAADRLAEDPWQLLAVTGIRPSQADAFARSLLGPECGPGDERRTTALVGWLLEQAALKGHTVLDAPVLQSALAQYAVPDPAAALEPAIAEGTVLVFQEPVGEPPAEGEGEEQPVRVLVGLEGCALAEESLADGLARLINTFGTGGEAETSPDAWQAAATAAPSPSAAELIRAAAQHGLVAHTGGEAARAEPLALLAAAHGLGLRAWAATWAAARTPAPGVVTVADLLAGTEGPARDADGQWELDLLIVLDAPQLDVESGAALVESVPDGARLVLSGDPGVLGSAGPGRVFADLLAARACPQAVSRTPDPGPLGELVSGIGIGELNQVDAPGKEVVIVPVRDAGEAVHRTVQLVAESVPRAFGIQPDGVQVITPGHGGPSGTRALNTALKERLNPGPGRFGGFDPDDRVVHVPVPGRAVPCRVHSADAEGLHLDCGPAGGRITVPKDRVEAEVRHGWAVTAHQAVGARWPAVVVVLPGDAADALSRDWVYTAFGRAERHLSVVHGVDQALPKAVAEVLPKPRTTRLTGLLRTLIASAAPAE, from the coding sequence GTGGGGGATGGCGCCGCAGGCAGCGAGGCCGAGCCGGCACCCACCCGCACCGAAGCCGAAGCCGAGCTCGCCGCGCAGAAGATCGAGCGCGACCGCATCGCCCGCCGCAAGGCGGAGCGGTCCGCTCCGATCGACGCCGGCGCCGCCCTCAGCGGCAAGGCCGCCGACCTGCTGGCCGCCGTCCGCGCCGTGGAGAGCGGCGAGAAGCCCGCACCCCGGTACTTCGACGACGCACCGACCGTGCCGCGCCGGACGACCCCAACCCCCACCACCCCTCCCCCGGCACCCGCACCCGCACCCGCAGGCCCCGCCCCGGAAACCATCGCCGCGGTCCGCGCACTGCTCGCCCGGGCCGGCGCCCCCGAAACGGCCGCCGCCCGGGCCGCCGAGGTGCTCGGCGAGACCGCGGCCGACCGGCTCGCCGAAGACCCCTGGCAGCTGCTCGCCGTCACCGGCATCCGTCCCTCCCAGGCGGACGCCTTCGCCCGTTCCCTGCTCGGCCCCGAGTGCGGCCCCGGCGACGAGCGCCGGACCACCGCCCTGGTGGGCTGGCTGCTGGAACAGGCCGCCCTCAAGGGCCACACCGTGCTGGACGCCCCGGTCCTGCAGTCCGCGCTGGCCCAGTACGCCGTCCCCGACCCGGCCGCCGCCCTGGAGCCGGCGATCGCCGAAGGGACCGTACTGGTCTTCCAGGAGCCGGTCGGGGAACCCCCCGCGGAAGGCGAGGGCGAGGAGCAGCCGGTCCGGGTCCTGGTGGGCCTGGAGGGCTGCGCCCTGGCGGAGGAGAGCCTGGCGGACGGCCTGGCCCGCCTGATCAACACCTTCGGCACCGGCGGCGAGGCGGAAACTTCGCCCGACGCCTGGCAGGCAGCCGCCACCGCAGCCCCCAGCCCCTCCGCAGCGGAGCTGATCCGCGCGGCGGCACAGCACGGCCTGGTCGCCCACACCGGCGGCGAGGCGGCCCGCGCGGAACCGCTCGCCCTGCTCGCCGCCGCCCATGGCCTCGGGCTCCGCGCCTGGGCGGCCACCTGGGCAGCCGCCCGCACCCCGGCGCCCGGGGTGGTGACCGTCGCCGACCTCCTGGCCGGGACCGAGGGCCCGGCCCGGGACGCGGACGGCCAGTGGGAACTGGACCTGCTGATCGTGCTGGACGCGCCCCAGCTGGACGTGGAAAGCGGGGCCGCGCTGGTCGAGTCGGTGCCGGACGGCGCCCGGCTGGTGCTGTCCGGCGACCCCGGGGTGCTCGGATCGGCGGGCCCCGGCCGGGTGTTCGCGGACCTCCTGGCCGCCCGCGCCTGCCCGCAAGCGGTCTCCCGGACGCCGGACCCCGGCCCCCTCGGCGAGCTGGTCTCGGGCATCGGCATCGGGGAGCTGAACCAGGTCGACGCCCCGGGCAAGGAGGTCGTGATCGTGCCGGTGCGGGACGCCGGCGAGGCCGTGCACCGGACGGTGCAGCTGGTGGCCGAGTCCGTGCCCCGAGCCTTCGGCATCCAGCCCGACGGCGTCCAGGTGATCACCCCCGGGCACGGCGGCCCGTCCGGGACCCGGGCCCTCAACACGGCCCTGAAGGAACGCCTGAACCCCGGCCCCGGCCGGTTCGGCGGCTTCGACCCGGACGACCGGGTCGTCCATGTCCCCGTCCCCGGCCGGGCCGTGCCATGCCGGGTGCACTCGGCCGACGCCGAGGGGCTCCACCTGGACTGCGGCCCCGCGGGCGGCCGGATCACCGTACCGAAGGACCGGGTCGAGGCGGAGGTCCGGCACGGCTGGGCGGTGACCGCGCACCAGGCGGTGGGCGCCCGCTGGCCGGCCGTGGTCGTGGTGCTGCCGGGCGATGCGGCGGACGCACTGTCCCGGGACTGGGTGTACACGGCCTTCGGAAGGGCCGAACGGCACCTGTCCGTGGTGCACGGGGTGGACCAGGCGCTCCCGAAGGCGGTGGCGGAGGTCTTGCCGAAGCCGCGCACCACCCGGCTGACCGGGCTGCTGCGCACGCTGATCGCCTCGGCGGCGCCCGCGGAATGA
- a CDS encoding ferritin-like domain-containing protein gives MLSARSLFQEIVDHDDSFQLFCSIAASGETQGGWENARIAALVPDGMRAMAPKITRHGADEDKHGRIFNALLRKRGLPPVPVPPETDYTMLLERRGIGLAHSKLRGDEPLTEQDVVVYLAHSRVTEQRAADQMEMLVNHFGEDPELGRAIRMISHDEDNHLAYCHEELLRLARQGHGRTIHRVLRESALTEIAVYRDVSLAVMDHMGRILNWPRPKAAALAAGIRGMYAYERFSGWHRMVGLRMPERLDALGGPVTTAPEFA, from the coding sequence GTGCTCTCAGCCCGCAGCCTGTTCCAGGAGATCGTCGACCATGACGACTCCTTCCAGCTGTTCTGCTCCATCGCCGCCAGCGGTGAGACCCAGGGCGGCTGGGAGAACGCCCGGATCGCCGCCCTGGTGCCGGACGGCATGCGCGCCATGGCCCCCAAGATCACCCGGCACGGCGCCGACGAGGACAAGCACGGCCGGATCTTCAACGCGCTGCTGCGCAAACGCGGGCTGCCGCCGGTCCCGGTACCGCCGGAGACGGACTACACCATGCTGCTGGAGCGGCGCGGCATCGGCCTCGCCCACTCCAAGCTGCGCGGCGACGAGCCGCTCACCGAGCAGGACGTCGTCGTCTACCTCGCGCACAGCCGGGTCACCGAGCAACGCGCCGCCGACCAGATGGAGATGCTGGTCAACCACTTCGGCGAGGACCCCGAGCTCGGCAGGGCCATCCGCATGATCAGCCACGACGAGGACAACCACCTCGCCTACTGCCACGAGGAATTGCTCCGGCTCGCCCGGCAGGGCCACGGCCGGACCATCCATCGGGTACTCCGGGAGAGCGCCCTCACCGAGATCGCCGTCTACCGGGACGTGAGCCTGGCCGTCATGGACCACATGGGCCGCATCCTGAACTGGCCGAGGCCGAAGGCCGCCGCCCTGGCCGCCGGCATCCGGGGCATGTACGCGTACGAACGGTTCAGCGGCTGGCACCGGATGGTCGGCCTGCGGATGCCGGAGCGGCTCGACGCGCTGGGCGGACCGGTCACCACCGCCCCCGAGTTCGCCTGA
- a CDS encoding histidine phosphatase family protein, whose translation MATLILVRHGRSTANTAGLLAGWTPGVVLDARGAGQAAALPARLAGLPLAAAVTSPLERCRQTLEPLLAARPGLALHTDDRIGECHYGDWSGRKLSELADEPLMKIVQQHPSAAAFPGGESMRAMQARAVDAVRDWNARMDEEHGHDAVYLMCSHGDIIKSLVADALGMHLDLFQRIHVDPCSVTAIRYTPSRPFLLRLGDTGDFDSFAPRESNADKAVEDGGNAVVGGGAGAG comes from the coding sequence ATGGCCACGCTGATCCTCGTACGACACGGGCGGTCCACCGCCAACACCGCAGGGCTGCTCGCCGGGTGGACCCCCGGCGTGGTGCTCGACGCACGGGGCGCCGGGCAGGCCGCCGCACTGCCGGCACGGCTCGCCGGGCTGCCGCTGGCGGCTGCCGTGACCAGTCCGCTGGAGCGCTGCCGGCAGACCCTGGAACCCCTGCTCGCCGCCCGGCCCGGACTCGCCCTGCACACCGACGACCGGATCGGCGAGTGCCACTACGGCGACTGGTCCGGCCGCAAACTCTCCGAACTCGCCGACGAACCGCTGATGAAGATCGTCCAGCAGCACCCGTCCGCAGCCGCCTTCCCCGGCGGCGAATCCATGCGCGCCATGCAGGCCCGCGCCGTGGACGCGGTCCGCGACTGGAACGCCCGCATGGACGAGGAACACGGCCATGACGCCGTCTACCTGATGTGTTCGCACGGCGACATCATCAAGTCGCTCGTCGCCGACGCCCTCGGCATGCACCTCGACCTGTTCCAGCGCATCCACGTCGACCCCTGCTCGGTCACCGCCATCCGCTACACCCCCTCCCGCCCGTTCCTCCTCCGGCTCGGTGACACCGGGGACTTCGACTCCTTCGCCCCGCGCGAGAGCAACGCGGACAAAGCCGTAGAAGACGGCGGGAACGCAGTCGTGGGCGGCGGCGCGGGCGCCGGGTGA
- a CDS encoding aldo/keto reductase, translating into MEQRHLGRTGLRVSRIGLGTLTWGRDTGDQAAADQLKTFWEAGGTLVDTADAYGGGEAEYLLGQLVGGLVPRQDLVIATKAGSVRDPDRRIDASRGHLLAALDDSLARLGTDYVDLWQVHAFDPGTPLEETLQALDLAVSSGRARYAGLAGFCGWQLAKAATWQLAAPGVRTRLASTQMEYSLLQRGVEREVLPAALDLGVGLLPSSPLGRGVLTGKYRSGVPADSRGASETLAAFVEPYLDDTASGIVDAVATAAHGLAVTPLQVALAWVRDRPGVAAPIVGARTSTQLSEALSAEPLTLPEEIRQALDDVSAPVHRYPDQDWSTL; encoded by the coding sequence ATGGAGCAGAGGCATCTCGGCCGCACCGGCCTGCGCGTGTCCCGGATCGGCCTCGGCACGCTGACCTGGGGACGGGACACCGGTGACCAGGCCGCCGCCGACCAGTTGAAGACCTTCTGGGAGGCGGGCGGCACGCTCGTCGACACCGCCGACGCGTATGGCGGCGGGGAGGCGGAGTACCTGCTGGGACAGCTGGTGGGCGGGCTGGTCCCGCGCCAGGACCTGGTGATCGCCACCAAGGCGGGCTCGGTGCGGGACCCCGACCGCCGGATCGACGCCTCGCGCGGGCACCTGCTGGCGGCGCTGGACGATTCGCTGGCCCGGCTGGGCACGGATTACGTGGACCTGTGGCAGGTCCACGCGTTCGACCCGGGGACCCCGCTGGAGGAGACCCTCCAGGCGCTCGACCTCGCGGTGAGCAGCGGCCGGGCCCGGTACGCCGGGCTGGCGGGCTTCTGCGGCTGGCAGCTGGCCAAGGCGGCGACCTGGCAGCTGGCGGCGCCGGGGGTACGGACCCGGCTCGCCTCGACGCAGATGGAGTACTCCCTGCTCCAGCGGGGCGTGGAGCGCGAGGTGCTGCCGGCCGCGCTGGACCTGGGGGTGGGGCTGCTGCCGTCCTCCCCGCTGGGCCGGGGGGTCCTCACCGGCAAGTACCGCTCGGGGGTGCCGGCGGACTCCCGGGGCGCCTCGGAGACGCTGGCGGCCTTTGTCGAGCCGTACCTGGACGATACGGCGAGCGGGATCGTGGACGCGGTGGCGACGGCTGCGCACGGGCTGGCCGTGACGCCGCTCCAGGTGGCCCTGGCATGGGTCCGGGACCGGCCGGGGGTGGCCGCGCCGATCGTGGGCGCGCGGACATCGACGCAGCTCAGCGAGGCTTTGTCAGCGGAGCCGCTTACCCTTCCGGAGGAGATCCGCCAGGCACTGGACGACGTTTCGGCCCCGGTGCACCGCTACCCCGACCAGGACTGGAGCACACTGTGA
- a CDS encoding DUF3090 domain-containing protein — MPRQVFLYDPPDRFVAGTVGLPGRRTFFLQASSGPRVTSVSLEKTQVAALAERMDELLDEVVRRTGGNAPVPAVAPAEAADTAPLDVPVDEEFRVGTMALAWDGEEQRMIVEAQALVELDADSEEDLAEAEERLLQDEENGPPMLRVRLTGAQARAFAKRALDVVNAGRPPCPLCSLPLDPEGHVCPRQNGYRRQV, encoded by the coding sequence GTGCCCCGTCAGGTGTTCCTCTACGACCCGCCGGACCGCTTCGTGGCGGGAACGGTCGGGCTGCCTGGACGCCGTACGTTCTTCCTGCAGGCCTCCTCCGGCCCCCGCGTCACCAGCGTCTCGCTGGAGAAGACCCAGGTCGCCGCGCTGGCCGAACGCATGGACGAGCTGCTCGACGAGGTCGTACGCCGCACCGGCGGCAATGCGCCGGTCCCGGCCGTCGCCCCCGCCGAGGCGGCCGACACGGCCCCGCTGGACGTGCCGGTGGACGAGGAATTCCGCGTCGGCACCATGGCCCTGGCCTGGGACGGCGAGGAACAGCGCATGATCGTCGAGGCGCAGGCCCTGGTCGAACTCGACGCGGACTCGGAGGAAGACCTCGCCGAGGCCGAGGAGCGGCTGCTCCAGGACGAGGAGAACGGCCCGCCGATGCTCCGGGTCCGCCTCACCGGGGCGCAGGCCCGCGCCTTCGCCAAGCGGGCCCTGGACGTGGTCAACGCCGGCCGGCCCCCGTGCCCGCTGTGCAGCCTGCCCCTGGACCCGGAAGGACACGTGTGTCCGCGCCAGAACGGGTACCGGCGTCAGGTGTGA
- a CDS encoding SCO1664 family protein gives MSAPERVPASGVTTVTSIEELLTRGELTVRGRIAEASNAVLLCTVRHDGTSATCVYKPVKGERPLWDFPDGTLAQREVAAYLVSRATGWELIPPTVLRDGPYGEGMVQHWIEGAEEQSPEGTLLALVEGEEAGEGWKPVAFAEVGEGRTALLVHADDERLRRLAVLDAVINNGDRKGGHLLPAPGGRLYGIDHGVTFHAEDKLRTLLWGWAGEPLTEEALGVLGSLAGQLAEGAPLATRLAELITAAELTAVRERVAGLLRTRTHPSPSGQWPSIPWPPV, from the coding sequence GTGTCCGCGCCAGAACGGGTACCGGCGTCAGGTGTGACGACCGTGACCTCGATCGAGGAGCTGCTCACCCGCGGTGAGCTGACCGTCCGCGGCCGGATCGCCGAGGCCTCCAACGCCGTCCTGCTGTGCACGGTCCGCCACGACGGCACAAGTGCCACGTGCGTGTACAAGCCGGTCAAGGGCGAGCGACCGCTGTGGGACTTCCCCGACGGCACCCTCGCCCAGCGCGAGGTGGCCGCGTACCTGGTCTCCCGGGCGACCGGGTGGGAGCTCATCCCGCCCACCGTGCTGCGCGACGGCCCCTACGGCGAGGGCATGGTCCAGCACTGGATCGAGGGCGCCGAGGAACAGTCCCCGGAAGGCACCCTGCTCGCCCTGGTCGAGGGCGAGGAGGCGGGCGAGGGCTGGAAACCGGTCGCCTTCGCCGAGGTCGGCGAGGGGCGCACCGCGCTGCTGGTGCACGCCGACGACGAGCGGCTGCGGCGGCTCGCCGTCCTCGACGCCGTGATCAACAACGGCGACCGCAAGGGCGGGCACCTGCTGCCCGCCCCGGGCGGACGGCTGTACGGCATCGACCACGGAGTCACCTTCCACGCCGAGGACAAACTCCGGACCCTGCTGTGGGGCTGGGCGGGGGAGCCGCTCACCGAGGAGGCCCTCGGCGTGCTCGGCTCGCTGGCCGGGCAGCTCGCCGAGGGGGCCCCGCTCGCCACCCGGCTGGCCGAGCTGATCACCGCCGCCGAGCTGACCGCCGTACGGGAGCGAGTGGCCGGACTGCTGCGTACACGGACGCACCCGAGCCCCTCCGGGCAGTGGCCCTCCATTCCCTGGCCACCCGTCTGA
- the corA gene encoding magnesium/cobalt transporter CorA: MPRVIVDCAIYRNGRRTEGPEDFSDALAEARAAGDAFLWVGMYEPTEKEFDHVSREFGLHPLAVEDALTAHQRPKLEVYDDSMFVVLKPVLYDDATDTVTAGELMLFVGDCFVVTVRHGEGGALKAVRKRLEQEQTVLRHGPTAVLYAVSDAVVDHYIEVAAELQADLEELEAEVFAPNPTDAKTIAGRIYGFKRQVLEFRRATSPLLQPMNRLAFGSVPFVDDHSRPFFRDVADHLTKANEYIEGLDRLLSDALAAHLAQMGVRQNDDVRKISAWAAMAAVPTMVAGIYGMNFEHMPELGQWWGYPAVLLVMAGICVGLHRMFKRRGWL; the protein is encoded by the coding sequence ATGCCCCGCGTGATTGTGGACTGCGCGATTTACCGGAACGGCCGGCGGACGGAAGGGCCGGAGGATTTCTCCGATGCCCTGGCCGAGGCACGGGCAGCGGGTGACGCGTTCCTGTGGGTGGGCATGTACGAGCCCACCGAGAAGGAGTTCGACCATGTGAGCCGGGAGTTCGGGCTGCACCCGCTGGCGGTGGAGGACGCGCTGACCGCACACCAGCGTCCGAAGCTGGAGGTGTACGACGACTCGATGTTCGTGGTCCTCAAGCCGGTCCTGTACGACGACGCCACGGACACGGTGACCGCCGGCGAGCTGATGCTGTTCGTCGGCGACTGCTTCGTGGTGACCGTGCGGCACGGTGAGGGCGGGGCGCTGAAGGCCGTGCGGAAGCGGCTGGAGCAGGAGCAGACGGTGCTGCGGCACGGGCCGACCGCGGTGCTGTACGCGGTGAGCGACGCGGTGGTGGACCACTACATCGAGGTGGCGGCGGAGCTCCAGGCGGATCTGGAGGAGCTGGAGGCGGAGGTGTTCGCCCCGAACCCGACCGATGCGAAGACGATCGCGGGGCGGATCTACGGTTTCAAGCGGCAGGTGCTGGAGTTCCGGCGGGCGACCAGTCCGCTGCTCCAGCCGATGAACCGGCTGGCCTTCGGCAGCGTGCCGTTCGTCGACGACCATTCGCGGCCGTTCTTCCGGGATGTCGCGGACCATCTGACCAAGGCCAACGAGTACATCGAGGGCCTGGACCGGTTGCTGTCGGACGCGCTGGCGGCGCATCTGGCGCAGATGGGGGTCCGGCAGAACGACGACGTGCGGAAGATCTCGGCCTGGGCGGCGATGGCGGCCGTCCCGACGATGGTCGCGGGGATCTACGGGATGAACTTCGAGCACATGCCGGAGCTCGGGCAGTGGTGGGGTTATCCGGCCGTGCTGCTGGTGATGGCGGGGATCTGCGTCGGCCTGCACCGGATGTTCAAGCGCCGCGGCTGGCTGTAG